In Syntrophomonas wolfei subsp. wolfei str. Goettingen G311, a single window of DNA contains:
- a CDS encoding abortive infection family protein, giving the protein MPRLSQIEKGIFMKLFNRGGYVLDFSTNDFDVFTLESVGVPLCETYKLSKGKSLMAYINQASQDDIIKLLKDLLDYYEAHYEYQIENDDEYSKTYSRCKDIMDRILYNKNPLASTAVELKEKFSSAYLSAQIDLMLKMQSENPTEAIGKAKELIESCCKTILDDNTVEWDKNWDVGQLTGETVKLLKLMPKDIPDTAPASTELKAILGNLRAIATNLAALRNPYGSGHGKSATYKGLEERHAKLAVGSSITLVSFLWDTHERRGI; this is encoded by the coding sequence ATGCCTAGACTATCTCAAATTGAAAAAGGAATCTTTATGAAGCTATTCAACAGAGGTGGTTACGTTCTGGATTTCTCCACAAATGACTTTGACGTGTTTACATTAGAAAGCGTTGGAGTACCGTTGTGTGAGACTTACAAACTATCAAAGGGCAAATCATTGATGGCTTATATTAACCAAGCTTCACAGGATGACATTATAAAATTGTTAAAAGATTTACTGGACTATTATGAAGCACATTATGAATACCAAATTGAAAACGACGATGAATATTCAAAAACGTATAGTCGATGCAAAGATATAATGGATCGTATCTTATATAACAAAAATCCTCTCGCGTCCACTGCCGTAGAGTTGAAGGAGAAATTTTCAAGTGCATATCTTTCTGCGCAGATTGATTTAATGTTAAAAATGCAGTCTGAAAATCCAACAGAAGCAATCGGGAAAGCTAAGGAACTGATTGAGAGTTGCTGCAAAACTATTCTTGATGACAATACAGTAGAATGGGACAAGAACTGGGATGTTGGGCAGTTGACTGGCGAGACGGTTAAACTTCTCAAGCTAATGCCCAAGGACATACCCGATACAGCACCGGCATCAACTGAATTGAAAGCCATATTGGGAAATTTGCGCGCGATAGCTACAAACTTGGCAGCGTTGCGTAACCCCTATGGTAGTGGGCATGGGAAAAGTGCTACATACAAAGGACTTGAAGAGCGCCACGCAAAGCTTGCCGTTGGCAGTAGTATAACGCTTGTTAGTTTCCTTTGGGATACTCATGAAAGGAGGGGCATTTGA
- a CDS encoding DEAD/DEAH box helicase: MIFRPAESSKNIVDFYRNYLLTTFQTNNENYNRQLQEQLAVDGTIANGPFISLNDSFAKEESLRDLVDKRIISRELLKITAMHLDRNLYKHQTEAIRKANEGKNLVITTGTGSGKTECFLIPVINHLIREKEAGTLGKGIRTLIIYPMNALVNDQIRRLRELFNECGDLDITFGKFTGETQEKFSDARKEYMEREGSAPGKNELISREQMRTTPPNILITNYAMLEYLLLRPGDNVFFNEQNAINWHSIIIDEAHTYGGAKGIEVGSLIKRVKAMLARNDIQFILTSATLGDEKSNSEIIKFAEALCNAKFDDSSIVRAYTIAPQKVSDVHLLDFSIYRDLAEKIRNNISAKEILYYLNKRNIAILSDISEEKTLERTLFSMILHDEFYYKVRIKLLNRIKPLNKLATELNLPVQDVTDFIAVASNAQIEGNKIFEARYHMFLRGLEGIFITLKPSNKLFVTKMETYKEDPFSNDCGYKAYEISFCHNCNALFIIGQKEDGHLVQKNKFNADYDPEVYLLDGDYEGDDNDEDEEAKSYIVCAKCGAIKRSTSIDDLTCGHGKENYNRLIKVKDKGTKLHTCPCCHTINTQRSIMRPYFLGNEASTAVIATALYNELPNTKITKETVKFEDDFFGESSKKIIEKREHIVKQFLTFSDNRQAAAFFASYLETTYRDNLVKRLMTRVCEDNAQAMASGISLENFVDHLEAIMAEYRIYAQDNRHKEAWIAVAKETINYKAKNSLQNKGILFFDVDIDMPANNKLNLSAHETTDLFKIFARYFIKNAAIKFPISLTRADDQRLTFNGITIGFDLSSSSKSYIQAWVPAAGRENIRTKLLQKIFPDKDAAFIYKLLESLWYALNTKGIISYYDEKFMLSSSAIKVKAVQVLYKCNECKTITPYNIQNICPNPKCTGDLQTFDFKKTIHRDHYYNVFRNLKIDDLIAKEHTAQLGSEKAYTYQNDFKNEKINVLSCSTTFEMGVDVGSLETVFMRNMPPSPANYAQRAGRAGRSLKSAAYSLTYCPNNSHDLNYFKQPLSMIKGTIQPPAFNVSNEKIVLRHIFASAFSFFWKKCPELYKKYVGEFFDLDGYGEFKAYLNSHPKDLHQYLKHVVSVDLYDYFGIEEFSWINRLFNIDEINPGVFVIARRKYDLDLQDLEKARNVCVERQKTAKPGSKEEKNLNWKIISIGNSINTVRNQQMIEFLSRNNLIPKYGFPVDTVELKSSGKGGVLDSLRLDRDLFSAISEYAPDSEVVADGKLITSRYVRVLNGYAWPEFNYSVCEHCHTLNKTLWIEESLKNCKQCGYELPIIKKKYIIPKFGFITENGEPKDARTDKPERTYKGSISYIGDENHIEFNNYDICGKRVVVGSSKMDELAVLNTSAFYICKSCGYGIVKDGCYDSAFEKPHQKPDGYPCNNKLYPYSLGHEFQTDVVLLKFISENIMELNAAWTILYSLLEGLSRHLCIDRNELSGCLHWYRNEAFGDRGNFGFILFDNTPGGAGYVRQLHSVSTFVKMLECGADIVNNCECGGNEADTACYSCLCNYYNQRQHENLKRKLAIDFFSSVKNGNTMWFGSTILDKEFR, encoded by the coding sequence ATGATATTTAGACCAGCAGAAAGTTCAAAAAATATAGTGGACTTTTACCGTAATTATTTGCTTACTACATTTCAGACGAATAATGAAAACTATAATCGCCAACTGCAAGAACAGTTGGCCGTAGATGGTACGATTGCTAATGGCCCTTTTATTAGTTTAAATGATTCCTTTGCAAAAGAAGAATCCCTCCGAGATTTAGTAGACAAGCGTATCATTTCAAGAGAATTGTTGAAGATCACGGCAATGCATCTGGATCGCAATTTATATAAGCATCAGACAGAAGCAATTCGAAAAGCTAATGAAGGCAAAAATCTAGTTATTACCACAGGTACAGGTTCCGGTAAAACAGAATGTTTTTTAATTCCAGTCATCAATCATCTTATACGTGAAAAAGAAGCTGGGACATTAGGGAAGGGTATTCGTACACTTATTATTTATCCTATGAATGCCTTGGTCAATGACCAGATACGTCGTTTGCGTGAACTATTTAATGAATGTGGAGATTTAGATATAACCTTTGGAAAGTTTACAGGCGAAACACAAGAAAAGTTTTCTGACGCTCGTAAAGAATATATGGAGCGTGAAGGAAGTGCACCTGGAAAAAATGAATTGATATCCCGTGAACAAATGCGGACCACACCCCCTAATATTCTTATAACTAACTACGCTATGTTAGAATATCTGCTCCTTAGACCGGGTGACAATGTGTTCTTTAATGAGCAAAATGCCATTAACTGGCACTCTATTATAATTGACGAAGCGCATACATATGGTGGGGCAAAAGGTATTGAGGTTGGATCGCTGATTAAGCGTGTAAAGGCTATGCTTGCTCGAAACGATATTCAGTTCATTCTTACTTCAGCAACCTTGGGCGATGAAAAATCAAACTCTGAAATTATTAAATTTGCAGAGGCCTTGTGCAACGCCAAATTTGATGATAGTTCCATTGTGCGCGCATATACAATTGCTCCACAAAAAGTGTCTGATGTTCATCTCCTTGATTTTTCAATTTACCGTGACTTGGCAGAAAAAATCCGAAACAACATATCTGCAAAAGAGATTCTTTATTATCTCAATAAGCGTAATATTGCCATTCTTTCCGATATATCGGAAGAAAAAACTTTGGAAAGAACTCTGTTTTCAATGATCCTACATGATGAGTTCTATTATAAAGTTAGAATTAAATTACTCAATCGAATAAAGCCATTAAATAAATTGGCAACTGAATTGAATCTACCTGTGCAAGATGTAACCGACTTCATTGCTGTTGCTTCTAATGCTCAAATTGAAGGAAATAAAATATTTGAAGCTCGCTATCATATGTTTCTTCGGGGGTTGGAAGGCATATTTATTACTCTCAAGCCAAGCAACAAACTGTTCGTAACCAAGATGGAAACATATAAAGAAGATCCTTTTAGCAATGATTGTGGATACAAAGCCTACGAGATTTCTTTTTGTCATAATTGCAATGCATTATTTATCATTGGTCAAAAGGAAGATGGCCATTTAGTTCAAAAGAATAAGTTCAATGCCGATTATGACCCAGAGGTATATTTGCTGGATGGCGATTATGAGGGAGATGATAACGATGAGGACGAAGAAGCGAAAAGCTATATTGTCTGTGCAAAATGTGGTGCTATTAAACGTTCTACATCCATAGATGATTTAACTTGTGGACACGGGAAAGAGAATTATAATCGCCTCATTAAAGTCAAAGATAAGGGTACAAAATTACATACCTGCCCATGTTGCCATACTATTAATACACAGCGCAGTATCATGCGTCCCTATTTTTTAGGTAATGAAGCGTCAACTGCTGTAATTGCGACTGCTTTGTATAATGAGCTGCCTAACACTAAAATTACAAAAGAGACTGTCAAATTTGAAGATGATTTCTTTGGAGAAAGCTCAAAAAAAATAATTGAAAAGCGTGAGCATATTGTAAAGCAATTTCTAACTTTTTCGGATAATCGCCAGGCGGCAGCTTTTTTTGCATCATATCTCGAGACGACCTATCGAGATAATCTTGTTAAAAGGTTGATGACCAGAGTTTGTGAGGACAATGCCCAGGCTATGGCAAGTGGAATATCACTTGAGAATTTTGTGGATCATTTGGAAGCTATCATGGCTGAATATAGAATTTATGCGCAAGATAATCGCCACAAAGAAGCATGGATTGCTGTAGCAAAAGAGACGATAAATTATAAGGCCAAAAACTCATTGCAGAATAAGGGCATCTTATTCTTCGATGTAGATATTGACATGCCTGCTAACAATAAACTTAATCTTTCAGCGCATGAAACTACGGATCTTTTTAAGATCTTTGCTCGCTATTTCATAAAAAACGCAGCCATTAAATTTCCTATTAGTTTAACTAGGGCTGATGATCAAAGATTAACATTCAATGGAATCACAATTGGCTTTGATTTAAGTTCATCATCAAAAAGTTATATTCAAGCATGGGTACCGGCCGCTGGAAGAGAAAATATTCGCACCAAATTGCTGCAAAAAATATTTCCAGATAAAGATGCTGCTTTTATTTACAAATTACTTGAATCTCTTTGGTATGCATTAAATACGAAGGGAATTATTTCTTACTATGATGAAAAGTTTATGCTGTCATCTTCTGCAATAAAGGTTAAGGCAGTACAGGTATTATATAAATGCAATGAATGTAAAACAATAACTCCATATAATATTCAGAATATTTGTCCAAACCCTAAATGTACTGGGGATTTACAAACTTTTGATTTTAAAAAGACAATTCATAGAGACCATTATTACAATGTCTTTCGTAATTTAAAAATCGATGACCTTATTGCCAAAGAACATACTGCCCAACTTGGCAGTGAAAAAGCATATACCTATCAAAATGATTTCAAAAATGAAAAGATTAATGTATTAAGTTGCTCGACCACATTTGAGATGGGTGTGGATGTTGGTTCTCTAGAAACAGTATTTATGCGGAATATGCCACCATCTCCAGCAAATTACGCACAGCGCGCAGGTCGCGCAGGTCGTAGTTTAAAATCTGCTGCTTACTCATTGACATATTGTCCCAATAACTCCCACGATCTAAATTACTTTAAACAACCGCTTTCTATGATTAAAGGTACAATTCAGCCACCTGCATTTAATGTTAGCAATGAAAAAATAGTTTTACGACATATCTTTGCATCTGCCTTTTCGTTTTTTTGGAAAAAGTGTCCCGAACTCTACAAAAAATATGTTGGAGAATTCTTCGATCTAGATGGTTACGGAGAATTTAAAGCTTATTTAAACTCACATCCTAAAGATCTCCACCAGTATCTTAAACATGTTGTTAGTGTTGATCTTTATGATTATTTTGGCATTGAAGAATTCAGTTGGATTAACCGCCTTTTTAATATTGACGAAATAAATCCAGGCGTTTTTGTTATAGCACGTAGAAAATATGATTTAGATCTTCAGGATCTTGAAAAGGCGAGAAATGTCTGTGTGGAAAGACAAAAAACAGCAAAACCAGGCTCCAAAGAAGAAAAAAATCTTAATTGGAAAATCATATCTATCGGCAATTCAATCAATACTGTTAGAAACCAACAGATGATTGAGTTTTTATCTCGAAACAATCTCATACCAAAGTATGGTTTTCCAGTTGATACTGTAGAATTAAAAAGCTCCGGAAAGGGCGGCGTATTAGATTCGCTTAGACTGGATCGGGATTTGTTTTCAGCTATTTCCGAGTATGCTCCCGATTCGGAAGTCGTGGCAGACGGTAAACTGATTACGAGCAGGTATGTGCGTGTCCTTAATGGATATGCATGGCCAGAATTTAATTATTCAGTATGTGAGCATTGCCATACTTTAAACAAAACACTTTGGATAGAAGAATCGCTCAAAAATTGCAAGCAATGTGGATATGAGCTGCCAATTATCAAAAAAAAGTATATCATTCCCAAGTTTGGCTTCATTACAGAGAATGGCGAACCTAAAGATGCGAGGACAGATAAACCCGAACGAACTTATAAAGGTTCTATTTCATATATAGGTGATGAAAACCATATTGAATTTAATAATTATGATATCTGTGGTAAAAGAGTGGTTGTTGGTAGTAGCAAAATGGACGAGCTAGCAGTTTTAAACACTTCTGCTTTCTATATTTGTAAGTCCTGTGGATATGGTATAGTCAAAGATGGGTGTTATGATTCTGCTTTTGAAAAGCCACACCAAAAGCCTGACGGATATCCTTGTAATAATAAACTGTATCCATATTCGCTGGGGCATGAGTTCCAAACCGATGTTGTTTTGCTGAAGTTTATTTCAGAGAACATAATGGAATTAAATGCAGCTTGGACAATTTTATATTCTTTGTTAGAGGGATTGAGCCGTCATCTATGTATTGATCGAAATGAACTTTCCGGTTGTTTGCATTGGTATCGTAACGAAGCATTTGGTGATCGCGGAAACTTTGGATTCATACTATTCGATAACACACCCGGTGGAGCGGGATATGTACGGCAACTACATAGTGTATCCACTTTTGTAAAAATGTTGGAGTGTGGAGCAGACATTGTTAACAATTGTGAATGTGGTGGAAATGAAGCTGATACTGCTTGTTATAGCTGCTTGTGCAATTATTATAACCAAAGGCAGCACGAGAATTTAAAACGCAAGCTTGCAATCGATTTCTTTAGCTCTGTTAAAAATGGAAATACTATGTGGTTTGGCAGTACTATTCTAGATAAGGAGTTCAGATAA
- a CDS encoding type I restriction-modification system subunit M has translation MITGEIRNKIDKIWTDMWAGGITNPLTVIEQLTYLMFIRSLDEKELEMESVEALSGEEMPKIFPQDKAGQDMRWSKFKTKDSRAIYDIVGSKVFPFIKAMNGKNTSAFSRYMQDAMFLIPTPQVLQKIITGLDELYEHDIKDLDMQGDVYEYMLGKLSTAGQNGQFRTPKQIRDMMVRLLDPAPDNKVCDPACGTAGFLVSIAEYIREKYETEMTPEQWEHFGGAMFTGFDTDRTMLRISAMNLMLHSITQPRIEYVDSVSKQNSISSAYDIILANPPFTGTIDTESINDNLKAVCSSKKTELLFVALFLRMLRKGGRCSCIVPDGVLFGTTRAHKALRKELVENHQLQTVISMPSGVFKPYAGVSTAILVFTKTGAGGTDKVWFYDMRADGYSLDDKRTPIEDNDIPDIIARFHNPEGEADRKPTEQSFFVEKSAIVANDYDLSINRYKEIVYEKVVYDAPAVIMDRLDKLNLDIAAKMEELRGLIGE, from the coding sequence ATGATAACAGGAGAAATTCGCAACAAGATCGATAAAATATGGACAGATATGTGGGCTGGAGGTATCACCAACCCATTAACTGTTATAGAGCAACTTACATATTTAATGTTTATTCGTTCACTGGATGAAAAGGAATTGGAAATGGAAAGCGTTGAGGCATTAAGCGGGGAAGAGATGCCCAAAATTTTTCCGCAGGATAAAGCGGGACAGGATATGCGCTGGAGTAAGTTTAAAACTAAAGATTCCCGCGCGATCTACGATATTGTCGGTTCAAAAGTATTTCCTTTTATTAAAGCCATGAACGGAAAAAACACTTCTGCTTTTTCACGTTATATGCAGGATGCAATGTTTTTAATTCCTACTCCACAGGTACTGCAAAAAATAATTACTGGCCTGGATGAACTCTATGAACATGATATAAAAGATTTGGATATGCAGGGTGATGTTTACGAATATATGCTGGGCAAGCTGTCTACAGCAGGCCAAAATGGTCAGTTTAGGACTCCGAAGCAGATTCGTGATATGATGGTGCGATTGCTTGATCCTGCCCCAGATAATAAAGTATGTGACCCTGCCTGTGGAACAGCGGGATTTCTGGTTTCTATTGCGGAGTATATCAGGGAAAAGTATGAGACTGAAATGACTCCTGAACAATGGGAGCATTTTGGAGGCGCGATGTTTACGGGGTTTGATACCGACCGGACCATGTTGCGTATATCTGCTATGAACTTGATGCTGCACTCTATTACCCAGCCCCGTATAGAATATGTAGATAGCGTTTCCAAACAGAACAGTATCTCTTCTGCTTATGATATTATTCTGGCTAACCCACCCTTTACCGGAACAATTGATACGGAAAGTATTAATGATAATCTAAAAGCAGTCTGCAGTAGCAAAAAAACAGAGCTTTTATTTGTGGCGCTCTTTTTACGGATGCTGCGCAAGGGTGGACGCTGCTCGTGTATTGTACCTGATGGGGTTTTGTTTGGTACTACCAGGGCTCACAAAGCCCTGCGCAAAGAATTGGTCGAAAACCATCAACTACAGACAGTTATATCCATGCCCAGTGGTGTGTTTAAACCGTATGCAGGGGTTAGTACAGCAATCCTGGTATTTACTAAAACAGGCGCAGGTGGAACTGATAAGGTTTGGTTCTATGATATGAGAGCAGATGGTTATTCCTTGGACGATAAACGAACTCCCATTGAAGATAATGATATTCCGGATATTATTGCCCGTTTTCATAATCCGGAGGGGGAAGCTGACCGTAAGCCTACCGAGCAGAGCTTTTTTGTGGAAAAGTCAGCTATTGTAGCCAATGATTATGATTTATCTATCAACCGTTATAAAGAGATTGTGTATGAAAAAGTGGTATATGATGCCCCAGCGGTGATTATGGATCGCCTGGATAAGCTGAACCTTGATATTGCTGCCAAGATGGAAGAACTGAGGGGGCTTATAGGTGAGTAA
- a CDS encoding restriction endonuclease subunit S has product MSKLYEIIEKPISGEWGSEDKLGGGVPVLRTTNFTNIGVIDYSNVVTRVINTDKIKNKYLQKGDIIIEKSGGSPAQPVGRVVVFEGEDGKYLFNNFTSVLRIKDQKIYFYKYVFYHLFSDYKEGKTRKFQNKTTMSLQKVKKVVSASRKNLTE; this is encoded by the coding sequence GTGAGTAAACTATATGAAATTATTGAAAAACCTATATCGGGTGAGTGGGGTAGTGAAGACAAGCTAGGCGGAGGAGTTCCGGTATTACGTACAACAAATTTTACTAATATTGGTGTTATTGATTATTCCAATGTTGTCACAAGGGTAATAAACACTGATAAAATCAAAAATAAATATTTACAAAAAGGCGATATTATTATAGAAAAATCAGGTGGTAGCCCAGCACAGCCTGTTGGTAGGGTAGTAGTGTTTGAGGGTGAAGATGGTAAGTATTTATTTAATAATTTTACTTCTGTATTAAGAATTAAGGACCAAAAAATATATTTTTATAAATATGTATTTTACCATTTGTTTTCAGACTATAAGGAGGGCAAAACCAGAAAATTTCAAAATAAAACAACGATGTCACTGCAAAAAGTCAAAAAAGTCGTATCAGCAAGCAGGAAAAACCTTACCGAATAG
- a CDS encoding transposase, which translates to MFKPNNDHLQGKVFSDFQRFNSVVAKRLKNSWSMVFYEQVFCLIREELFAPLYSLEWGRPNFPINILVGLEIIKHLFDYTDQELLDQYYFNYQVQYALGIENIGEIYLGERTLYNFRERVVRYSKEYPEKEALAFQQFEILTRNFLGLVGLKTDELRIDSTLISPNIKKAGRLSLAHDVLAQAVRAIPVAYRSENLNKVLEDSFKNKLLYQTKNSQLDSRLQAVLDLMSEIYVLSQNHKTIADLEKVKILLRFLNEQANCDENSGRFKAKASKEVSSDSLQSAYDTDATYRDKAGKKESGYTATFTETCNSENDVQIIVDYTVEPNNKSDVEIFQDRMDIIKDNTNASDIYADGGYYGENVINKANSKGIEIQLHYTDMTGKTAPEGQLPAHHFVFNKDMEMVQCPGGQIPSSSKYNSKTKITTSHFPKEVCNNCPHRCNCPLKEQKRDMVVRISKKSILASQVRETVNDPHIKHENISKRAAIEGTNSAIKGCQGAKRLRVRGKIKCTLQIGFKVIGHNFKQIFRALTKQIKKPKIKTKGLLCPNPN; encoded by the coding sequence TTGTTTAAGCCAAATAATGATCATCTTCAAGGAAAAGTATTTAGCGATTTCCAGCGGTTCAACTCCGTTGTAGCTAAACGGCTTAAAAATTCCTGGTCAATGGTATTTTATGAACAGGTCTTCTGCCTTATTAGAGAAGAACTATTTGCTCCGCTCTATAGTTTGGAATGGGGAAGGCCCAACTTTCCTATCAATATACTAGTAGGCCTGGAGATTATTAAACACTTGTTTGATTACACTGACCAGGAACTGCTAGATCAGTACTATTTTAATTACCAGGTACAATATGCTCTGGGAATAGAAAATATCGGTGAAATATACTTGGGAGAACGGACCTTGTACAACTTTCGAGAGAGAGTGGTTCGTTATTCCAAAGAATATCCCGAAAAGGAGGCTCTGGCTTTTCAACAGTTTGAAATACTTACCCGGAATTTCCTTGGTTTAGTCGGGCTTAAAACTGATGAACTACGCATAGATTCCACTTTAATTAGTCCCAATATCAAGAAAGCCGGTCGTCTTTCCCTGGCTCATGATGTACTGGCACAAGCAGTAAGAGCCATACCCGTCGCTTATCGCAGCGAGAATCTAAACAAAGTACTGGAAGATTCCTTCAAGAACAAATTATTATACCAGACCAAGAATAGCCAGTTAGACAGTAGATTACAGGCTGTACTGGATTTAATGAGTGAAATATATGTCCTATCCCAAAACCATAAAACTATCGCTGATTTAGAAAAGGTGAAAATCCTGCTGCGCTTCCTCAATGAACAGGCTAATTGCGATGAAAACAGCGGGCGATTCAAAGCCAAAGCAAGCAAAGAAGTCAGTTCCGATTCACTACAATCAGCGTATGATACAGATGCTACTTACCGGGATAAGGCCGGGAAAAAAGAATCGGGTTATACAGCCACATTCACCGAAACCTGTAATAGCGAAAATGATGTTCAGATTATAGTTGATTACACAGTCGAACCCAATAACAAGAGCGATGTAGAAATATTTCAGGACCGTATGGATATTATCAAAGATAATACCAATGCCAGCGATATTTACGCTGATGGCGGTTACTACGGAGAGAATGTGATAAATAAAGCCAACTCCAAAGGTATAGAAATCCAGCTCCATTACACTGATATGACTGGCAAAACAGCCCCCGAAGGACAGCTACCAGCTCATCACTTTGTCTTTAACAAAGATATGGAAATGGTACAGTGTCCGGGAGGCCAAATTCCCAGCAGCAGCAAGTACAATAGCAAAACCAAGATAACTACTAGTCATTTTCCTAAAGAAGTCTGTAATAACTGTCCTCATCGGTGCAATTGTCCTCTAAAGGAACAGAAGAGAGATATGGTAGTAAGGATATCCAAGAAATCCATACTGGCATCTCAAGTACGGGAAACAGTAAACGATCCTCACATAAAACACGAAAACATCAGCAAACGCGCTGCGATTGAGGGAACAAATTCGGCCATCAAAGGATGCCAGGGTGCAAAAAGATTAAGAGTGCGCGGTAAAATCAAATGTACCTTACAAATAGGTTTTAAGGTAATTGGTCATAATTTCAAACAGATATTTAGGGCTTTAACCAAACAGATCAAAAAACCAAAGATAAAAACAAAGGGGTTATTGTGCCCAAATCCAAATTAA
- a CDS encoding restriction endonuclease subunit S — MTSTTGILNLKLERFVKETEIKYRPLETQKQIAKTLDTVSELLAILKQQLAELDNLIKTTFYDMFGDPVTNEKGWEIKTIAEIAEQKLSYGSGASAIEYDGITRYIRITDINDNGSLNDDIVSPSETSAKYNLNDGDILFARSGATVGKTLRYRRSFGRCIYAGYLIRLVPKKALVLPDYIYYFTKTDYYKGFIESNMKTVAQPNINAQQYGTFKICVPPLNLQTQFAEIVTKTEEQKALVQKAINETQYLFDSLMSGYFD, encoded by the coding sequence GTGACATCAACAACAGGTATTTTAAACCTGAAATTGGAAAGATTTGTTAAGGAAACAGAAATAAAGTACCGTCCTCTTGAAACCCAAAAGCAAATTGCCAAAACCTTGGACACCGTCTCAGAATTGCTTGCCATACTCAAACAGCAGCTTGCAGAGCTGGACAACTTGATAAAAACCACCTTTTACGATATGTTTGGTGATCCAGTGACGAATGAAAAAGGGTGGGAGATTAAAACTATTGCTGAGATTGCGGAACAAAAACTATCATATGGTTCGGGTGCTTCCGCTATCGAATACGATGGTATTACAAGATATATAAGAATAACTGATATAAATGATAATGGTTCTCTCAATGATGATATCGTTTCACCAAGCGAAACTTCTGCTAAATACAATTTGAATGATGGAGATATTCTCTTTGCAAGAAGTGGCGCAACTGTTGGAAAAACACTAAGATACAGAAGAAGTTTTGGACGGTGTATTTACGCAGGATATTTAATTCGGTTGGTACCCAAAAAAGCCTTGGTATTGCCTGATTATATTTACTACTTCACAAAAACTGACTATTATAAGGGATTTATCGAGTCTAACATGAAAACCGTAGCACAGCCTAATATAAATGCTCAACAATATGGTACATTTAAGATTTGTGTACCGCCTCTCAATCTACAGACACAATTTGCCGAAATCGTCACTAAAACCGAAGAGCAAAAAGCCCTGGTGCAAAAAGCCATCAATGAAACTCAGTACCTCTTTGACAGCTTAATGAGTGGATATTTTGATTAG